AAGTATACTCCGGGCCTTTCCATCAAGGTCCGCGACATGAAGCAGCTGGAAAAGGAAGGCTTCATGGGCCACGTTACCGTTGGCAAGGGTAGCTCCCACGAACCCCACATGATTACCATGACCTACGACGGCACCAAGGCTGCAGCAGGCAAGCGCGGAGACCGCAGCTCCGCCGACCACCTGGTCATCGTTGGCAAGGGTCTCACCTTCGATACCGGCGGCCTCTGCCTCAAACCGCCCAAATCCATGCCCGAAATGATCAGCGACATGAGCGGTGCCGCCACCACTCTGGCAGCCATCCAGGCCATCGCCACCTTGAAATTGCCCATGAAGGTCAGCGCCATCTGCTGCCTGGCCGAAAACGCCATCGGCAACAAGTCTGTGCTCCCCGGCGATATCTTTACCGCCAAGAACGGTAAGACAGTCATGGTAGACAACACCGACGCCGAAGGCCGCCTTGTACTTTCTGACGGTCTGGCCGAAGCAGGCCTCATCGGAGCCACCCACATTATCGATCTGGCCACCCTCACAGGCGCCATGGTCCGCGCATTGGGTTATGCCGTTACCGGATTCTTCAGCAACGACGATGCCCTGGCCCTGAACGTCATCAACGCCGGCGAAGCCTGCTGCGAAAAGTTCTGGAGCATGCCTCTGGAAGAAGAATACGCCGATGCCCTGAAGGACAAGTTTGCAGACCTCAAGAACACCGGAAGCGACGCCGGTGCCATCAGCGCCGCCCTCTTCCTGCAGGAATTCGTACCCGAAAACACCGCCTGGTCTCACTGGGATATTGCAGGCACCGCCTTCGTTACCAAGAAGTGGAAGTACACCGAATACGGTGCCACCGGCTTTGGCGTGCAGACCCTTATCGAACTTGCCCGCCGCATG
This genomic stretch from Fibrobacter sp. UWH6 harbors:
- a CDS encoding M17 family metallopeptidase, encoding MKLNIVKTPSGKANVSALLFVKQSIQFSNVLSETAEKQVESVLAGMQEGPFEDLELLEIDGTSTIFVNAAKERGISNLDRLRMAAYRLAKKAMARQIPVVSIMLADAAPEQFKAIAHGLHYADYKFDAYKSKQKENFQVTFEIVAGEHVAEFKAIAEDVAIEQKAIALTKNLINTCASDLYPAEFVERAKTIAKYTPGLSIKVRDMKQLEKEGFMGHVTVGKGSSHEPHMITMTYDGTKAAAGKRGDRSSADHLVIVGKGLTFDTGGLCLKPPKSMPEMISDMSGAATTLAAIQAIATLKLPMKVSAICCLAENAIGNKSVLPGDIFTAKNGKTVMVDNTDAEGRLVLSDGLAEAGLIGATHIIDLATLTGAMVRALGYAVTGFFSNDDALALNVINAGEACCEKFWSMPLEEEYADALKDKFADLKNTGSDAGAISAALFLQEFVPENTAWSHWDIAGTAFVTKKWKYTEYGATGFGVQTLIELARRMSTASETTEEYKEV